One region of Cobetia sp. cqz5-12 genomic DNA includes:
- a CDS encoding cytochrome ubiquinol oxidase subunit I, whose protein sequence is MELDPVILSRIQFGFVVSFHAVFPVFTIGLASYVALLHGLFYKTGNAAWERLAAFWVKVFAVVFAMGVVSGIVMAFQFGTNWSNFSYATSNFIGPMLSYEVVTAFFLEAGFLGVLLFGRGKVPEGVHLFAALMVSLGTFISSFWILSSNSWMQTPAGVDFIDGHFFVNDWSAAIFNASFPYRFTHMAIASFLTGGFVVAGVSAWYLLIGRDVEANKRALSMCMWLLLVLAPAQAVVGDMHGINTLEHQPTKVAAMEGNWETQSGAPLLLFAWPDKEAQMNHFEIAIPKLASLILTHDPDGVVPGLKEVEPDMQPPVWFVFWSFRVMVAMGLVMIAVAFIGLFLRRDGKLYRSRPFLQTLRLMSIAPFFAVLAGWFVTEAGRSPWLVYEMMTQQEAVTPSLTGWMVLATLIGYFLVYLVVFVTGSYYLTRVIRGGMQPELPHDDVETAMRPLSAAHESLDDDASRTVRS, encoded by the coding sequence ATGGAACTGGATCCCGTGATCCTGTCACGCATACAGTTCGGATTTGTCGTGTCCTTTCATGCCGTCTTTCCGGTGTTCACCATCGGTCTGGCATCCTACGTGGCCTTGTTGCATGGCCTTTTCTACAAGACAGGCAATGCCGCCTGGGAGCGTCTTGCGGCGTTCTGGGTGAAGGTATTCGCCGTGGTCTTCGCGATGGGCGTGGTCTCCGGCATCGTGATGGCTTTCCAGTTCGGCACCAACTGGAGCAACTTCAGTTATGCCACCTCCAACTTCATCGGGCCGATGCTCAGCTATGAGGTGGTAACAGCCTTCTTCCTCGAAGCCGGCTTCCTCGGCGTGCTGTTGTTCGGGCGTGGCAAGGTGCCGGAAGGCGTCCACCTGTTCGCGGCGCTGATGGTGTCGTTGGGGACCTTCATCTCCTCCTTTTGGATTCTGTCTTCCAACAGCTGGATGCAGACACCGGCGGGCGTCGACTTCATCGATGGTCACTTCTTCGTGAATGACTGGAGCGCGGCCATCTTCAATGCTTCCTTCCCGTACCGCTTCACGCATATGGCGATCGCCTCCTTCCTGACCGGCGGCTTCGTGGTGGCCGGGGTAAGTGCCTGGTATCTGCTGATCGGGCGTGATGTCGAGGCCAACAAGCGCGCGCTGTCCATGTGCATGTGGCTGCTGCTGGTGTTGGCGCCGGCGCAGGCGGTGGTGGGTGACATGCACGGCATCAACACGCTGGAGCATCAGCCGACCAAGGTGGCGGCGATGGAAGGCAACTGGGAAACCCAGTCGGGGGCGCCTCTGCTGTTGTTCGCCTGGCCGGACAAGGAAGCCCAGATGAACCACTTCGAGATCGCGATCCCGAAGCTGGCCAGTCTGATCCTGACCCATGACCCCGATGGCGTGGTGCCGGGCCTCAAGGAGGTCGAGCCCGACATGCAGCCGCCGGTGTGGTTCGTGTTCTGGTCGTTCCGCGTGATGGTGGCGATGGGGCTGGTAATGATCGCGGTGGCGTTCATCGGCCTGTTCCTGCGTCGCGATGGCAAGCTCTATCGCTCGCGTCCCTTCCTGCAGACGCTGCGTCTGATGTCGATTGCGCCATTCTTCGCCGTGCTGGCCGGCTGGTTCGTCACCGAGGCCGGACGCTCACCGTGGCTGGTCTACGAGATGATGACCCAGCAGGAGGCCGTCACGCCGTCACTGACCGGCTGGATGGTGCTTGCCACCCTGATCGGCTACTTCCTGGTCTATCTGGTGGTCTTCGTGACCGGCAGCTACTACCTGACGCGCGTCATCCGTGGCGGTATGCAGCCTGAGCTGCCGCACGACGATGTCGAGACCGCGATGCGCCCGCTGTCCGCCGCGCATGAGAGTCTCGACGATGATGCCAGCCGTACAGTGAGGAGTTGA
- the cydB gene encoding cytochrome d ubiquinol oxidase subunit II, with product MELINLTMIWALIIGFGIMMYILMDGFDLGVGILYPFAPDEHARDVMMNSVAPVWDGNETWLVLGGAGLLAAFPAVYSILLPALYLGVFLMLAGLIFRGIAFEFRFKSTRNRHWWNVAFSGGSYVATFCQGVVVGAYIQGFATEGHIYVGGAFDWLTPFTVITGLALVAGYALLGATWTILKSEGEVQAWAYRITPKLLIAVLVGFGIISLYTPFVDEYVRERWFNHIGMFWVFPVLALCCAAFIWRAVSKRLEGQPFVATLGLFLFTYLGLIFSKWPYLVPPDITIWDAASDPGAQLFLLIGVLFVIPIVLGYTAWSYWVFRGKVQDGGYH from the coding sequence ATGGAACTGATCAATCTGACCATGATCTGGGCGCTGATCATCGGCTTCGGCATCATGATGTACATCCTGATGGATGGCTTCGATCTCGGGGTCGGCATCCTCTATCCCTTCGCCCCGGATGAACACGCCCGTGACGTGATGATGAATTCGGTCGCGCCGGTCTGGGACGGCAATGAAACCTGGCTGGTGCTGGGTGGGGCCGGCTTGCTGGCGGCGTTTCCGGCGGTATATTCCATTCTGCTGCCGGCGCTGTATCTGGGGGTCTTCCTGATGCTGGCCGGGCTGATCTTCCGCGGGATCGCCTTCGAGTTCCGCTTCAAGTCCACGCGTAATCGGCATTGGTGGAATGTCGCCTTCAGTGGCGGTTCCTACGTGGCGACCTTCTGTCAGGGCGTGGTGGTCGGGGCCTATATCCAGGGCTTTGCCACCGAGGGCCATATCTATGTCGGCGGCGCCTTTGACTGGCTGACTCCCTTCACGGTGATCACCGGGCTCGCGCTGGTGGCGGGCTATGCTCTGCTGGGCGCCACCTGGACCATCCTGAAGAGTGAAGGCGAGGTTCAGGCCTGGGCCTACCGCATCACTCCCAAGCTGCTGATCGCCGTACTGGTCGGTTTCGGGATCATCAGCCTCTATACCCCGTTCGTCGATGAATACGTGCGCGAGCGCTGGTTCAATCATATCGGCATGTTCTGGGTCTTCCCGGTACTGGCGCTGTGCTGCGCGGCCTTCATCTGGCGTGCCGTCAGCAAGCGTCTGGAGGGCCAGCCCTTCGTCGCGACCCTGGGACTGTTCCTGTTCACCTATCTGGGGCTGATCTTCAGCAAGTGGCCGTATCTGGTACCGCCGGACATCACCATCTGGGATGCGGCGTCAGACCCGGGCGCGCAGCTGTTCCTGCTGATTGGCGTACTGTTCGTGATTCCCATCGTGCTGGGCTATACCGCCTGGAGCTACTGGGTCTTCCGCGGCAAGGTACAGGACGGTGGCTATCACTGA